Genomic window (Achromobacter sp. B7):
GCCGCGGAACCCGACGGGCTCGTGGCCCCGCGACAAGGGGCCAAGCACCCACAGCAATACGGTCAGTTGCAGCAACGGCAAGGCAAAACCGGCCAGCCCCGTCATCACGGCGACCACCCAGTGGCCTTGGCGCCACGTAATGGAAATGGCGTCCAGCAGGGACGCTTCTTGCACCATGCCCTGCACGGACATGGAAGCGACCGGGTAGGCGTTAGCCACCCCGAAAACGATCAGGGCCGTGATGGCAAGCGCCAGCCAATTGGACAAAGTAAGCCCGCTGTAGCGCCACAACGTGGCCCCGCAGCGGGCGCAATTGGCGGTCTCGCCAGGTTCAAGCTGATGTCGGCGATAAACGCTTGCGCAATGTTCGCACTCGATCAGCGGCTGGCTGTCCGCGGTCATCAATCGATCAGTTCAACTTCCTGCTTGTCCGGCGCATCCGAAGACGGCGGTTTCCCGTTGTCGTCGAAGTCCAGCGTCACCTTGCCCGTGTCGTCCAGATCCACCGTAACCGAACCGCCGTCCACCAGCTTGCCGAACAGCAGTTCGTCGGCCAGCGCGCGGCGGATGGTGTCCTGGATAAGACGTTGCATGGGACGCGCGCCCATCAGCGGGTCGAACCCCTCCTTGGCAAGGTGTTCGCGCAGTTTCGTGGTGAACACGGCTTCCACGCGGCGCTCGTGCAACTGATCTTCCAGCTGCATCAGGAACTTGTCCACCACGCGCAGGATGACCTCGCGGTCCAACGCGGCGAACGGGATGATTGCGTCCAGGCGGTTGCGGAATTCGGGCGTGAACATGCGGCGGATTTCCGCCATTTCGTCGCCCAGCATCCGCGAATTGGCAAACCCGATCGACGGACGGTTCAAGGTCTCGGCGCCCGCGTTCGTCGTCATGATGAGGATGACGTTGCGGAAGTCCGCCTTGCGGCCGTTGTTGTCGGTCAGCGTGCCGTGGTCCATGACCTGCAGCAGGATGTTGAACACATCCGGGTGCGCCTTTTCGATTTCGTCCAGCAGCAGCACGCAGTGCGGCTGCTTGGTGATGGCTTCGGTCAAGAGGCCACCCTGGTCGAATCCGACGTATCCCGGAGGCGCGCCGATCAGGCGCGACACCGCGTGGCGTTCCATGTATTCCGACATGTCGAAACGCAGCAGCTCGACCCCCAGCGTGAACGCCAGTTGACGCGCCACTTCGGTCTTGCCCACGCCGGTGGGACCGGACAACAGGAAAGCGCCGATAGGCTTTTCCGGCTTGCCCAAGCCCGAGCGCGCCATCTTGATGGCGGCGGACAAGGCATCGATGGCGCCGTCCTGGCCGAACACCACGGTTTTCAAATCGCGGTCCAGCGTGGCCAGCTTGCTGCGGTCGTCGTTGGAGACGGACTGCGGCGGAATGCGGGCGATCTTGGACACGATGTTCTCGATGTCCACCTTGCCGATCACCTTCTTCTGGCGCGAGCGCGGCAGCAGGCGCTGGGCGGCGCCGGCTTCGTCGATAACGTCAATCGCCTTATCGGGCAGATGGCGGTCATTGATGAAGCGGGCTGACAATTCAGCGGCCGCCGACAACGCGGCAGCGGAATAGCGCACGCTGTGGTGTTCTTCAAAACGGCTCTTCAAGCCGCGCAGGATCTGCACGGTTTGCTCGACGCTGGGCTCCGGCACGTCAATCTTCTGGAAGCGACGCGACAGCGCGTGGTCTTTTTCGAAGACGCCGCGATATTCGGTATACGTGGTGGCGCCGATGCACTTGAGCTGGCCCGAAGACAGGGCCGGCTTGAGCAGATTGGACGCGTCCAAGGTGCCGCCCGAGGCCGATCCGGCGCCGATCAGCGTATGGATTTCATCGATGAACAGGATCGCGTCGGGGTTGCCGCGGATCTGCTTGAGCACGCCCTTCAGGCGCTGTTCGAAATCACCGCGGTACTTGGTACCCGCCAGCAGCGCGCCCATGTCCAGCGAAAAGACCTGGGCGGCTTGCAAGATTTCGGGGACTTCGCCGCGCGTGATGCGCCAGGCCAGGCCTTCGGCAATGGCGGTCTTGCCCACGCCGGCCTCACCGACCAGCAGCGGGTTGTTTTTGCGGCGTCGGCACAACACCTGAATGACGCGCTCGACTTCGTGCTCGCGTCCGATCAGGGGATCGATGCGGCCCGCCAGCGCGGCGGCGTTCAGGTCCGTGGCGTATTGGTCAAGCGGCGACTGACGCGATTCGCCCTGCTCTTCACCGTTGGTCTGCTGCTCTTTCTGCACGGCGGCGGACTCCACCTGGGGCTGTTTGGTAATGCCATGCGACAGGAAATTGACCACGTCCAGGCGCGTGACGCCCTGCTGTTGCAGGTAGTACACGGCATGCGAGTCCTTTTCCCCAAAAATGGCCACCAGCACGTTTGCGCCCGTCACCGGTTTCTTGCCGGTGCCGCCTGCGGAAACATGCATGATTGCGCGTTGAATCACGCGCTGAAAGCCCAGCGTCGGTTGCGTGTCGACCTCGGCGCCGCTTGGAATCACCGGGGTGTTTTCCGAAACGAACTGACGGAGGTTGCGGCGCAAGTCGTCGAGGTTGGCCGCGCATGCGCGCAGAACCTCGACTGCCGAAGCGTTGTCGAGCAGCGACAGCAGCAGGTGCTCGACGGTAATAAATTCGTGCCGGGCCGAACGGGCCTCGACGAAAGCCATATGCAGGCTGACTTCAAGCTCTTGAGAAATCACGCTTCCTCCGTATTGCATCGAAGCGGTCAAATACACGATTCATATTCTATGCCGATCATGGCGTAACGCCAGCGATTTCAAAAACCACTCTATCGTGGCGGCCTAGCGTGTCCATGACGGTTAGCGTATACCGGCCGTCTTGCGCCAGCACTAATTTAAACGGATGACTCGACGCGCCGTGATTCACCACGCGGCCATCAAGCATCCACCATACTTCTCCTTCGGCGCCTTGCACATCTACATCCAGCGCCACTTGCCGGCTGCCCGGCACGGGCCGAAGGACCGAACCGCTGGCCACGCCACCCACGCGCAACGGCCCTTGGGTAGCGTCGGCGTAACCGGCAAATGACGGCGGCGCCGTGTCGTTCAACAGCCACGCGGCGCGCTGTTCGGGACATTGCCCCGACGGCACGCTGCCCAACCGATAACCCAGTGGCCAACATGTGACCGCCGCCTGCACCGTTTCGGGCCGGCTACGGACCTGCTGCGCGCCTTCCGGCAACGCGGCCACAATATCTTGCAGTAACGGCGCCGCCACATTCGCCCCAAAAAAACCGGGGTTCGGCGTGCCGTCCGGGCGACCTACCCAGACGCCTAGCGTCCATCTGTCGGTCACCCCGATTGCCCAGGCGTCCCGGAAACCAAAGCTGGTCCCGGTTTTCCAGGCCAGCCGCCGGGTCGGGCTGCCCGACTGGTAGAAAGGCCGGTCGGGATGCCCGCCGCCTTCAAGAATATCGCGAACGATCCAGGCGGCTCCAGGGCTCATCATACGGGACTCGATTCGAGGCTGCTCCGTCCGAAGGCGGGGCCGTCCCGAGACGCCATCGCGGGCCAAAGCCCGGTAAGCGCCGACCAGTTCTTCCAATGTGGTGCCACCCCCGCCCAAAATCAAGCTTAAATTTGGGGCAGCCCCGGCCGGCATTCGTAACCGCACGCCGCCAGTCAGCATAACCGACGCAAAACTGGCGGGGCCGACACGGTCCAGCAAGTCCACCGCGGGCACATTCAACGACCGCTGCAACGCCT
Coding sequences:
- the clpA gene encoding ATP-dependent Clp protease ATP-binding subunit ClpA, translating into MISQELEVSLHMAFVEARSARHEFITVEHLLLSLLDNASAVEVLRACAANLDDLRRNLRQFVSENTPVIPSGAEVDTQPTLGFQRVIQRAIMHVSAGGTGKKPVTGANVLVAIFGEKDSHAVYYLQQQGVTRLDVVNFLSHGITKQPQVESAAVQKEQQTNGEEQGESRQSPLDQYATDLNAAALAGRIDPLIGREHEVERVIQVLCRRRKNNPLLVGEAGVGKTAIAEGLAWRITRGEVPEILQAAQVFSLDMGALLAGTKYRGDFEQRLKGVLKQIRGNPDAILFIDEIHTLIGAGSASGGTLDASNLLKPALSSGQLKCIGATTYTEYRGVFEKDHALSRRFQKIDVPEPSVEQTVQILRGLKSRFEEHHSVRYSAAALSAAAELSARFINDRHLPDKAIDVIDEAGAAQRLLPRSRQKKVIGKVDIENIVSKIARIPPQSVSNDDRSKLATLDRDLKTVVFGQDGAIDALSAAIKMARSGLGKPEKPIGAFLLSGPTGVGKTEVARQLAFTLGVELLRFDMSEYMERHAVSRLIGAPPGYVGFDQGGLLTEAITKQPHCVLLLDEIEKAHPDVFNILLQVMDHGTLTDNNGRKADFRNVILIMTTNAGAETLNRPSIGFANSRMLGDEMAEIRRMFTPEFRNRLDAIIPFAALDREVILRVVDKFLMQLEDQLHERRVEAVFTTKLREHLAKEGFDPLMGARPMQRLIQDTIRRALADELLFGKLVDGGSVTVDLDDTGKVTLDFDDNGKPPSSDAPDKQEVELID